A genomic stretch from Desulfolutivibrio sulfodismutans DSM 3696 includes:
- the flgL gene encoding flagellar hook-associated protein FlgL yields the protein MIMRVTQRGMYSNVLQNMNSSLSQLMESNIQSSSQQRINKPSDDPIGTVRVLNGRDTLSSLGQYRENISMAEGWLSLADSTMTSVSTVLTSIKELAEQASSGTLTDENREQISYEMRQLFEQLISLANTTYQGSSIFAGHKTDTPAFEETLWMTSNDEALSETSFTITGDSDSTILVQFSESGSLSDVPPPAFRYSSDGGETWAEGTYSATAPAGQVRLELGDSVTLDLDATASVTASEDENDTDGTWLWIRPTAVYQGDDADSSEVDPLYNTSVTGTADGTFKDNVVVRVDEAVDMSASGASFTYSYSSDGGLTWSEGHTSSAIASGSAMLPIPGGILTLTSATGAAIPAGGQFVVRPRTADIDVQISSNQTVTINGVGKDIFGGVYADPSGDGSYEAVTINGSLTANVFETVGKLVGYLETNNQSGCQECLADLTDSQQSILNYAASVGGRENRLTAADTFLENLEANVTEQVSSVEDVDLAALLVKISQQELAYQSVLKSSATIMELSLMNYV from the coding sequence ATGATCATGCGCGTCACGCAACGGGGGATGTATTCCAACGTCCTGCAGAATATGAACTCCTCCCTTTCCCAGCTCATGGAGTCCAACATCCAGTCGTCGAGTCAACAGCGGATCAACAAGCCTTCCGACGATCCTATCGGTACGGTTCGGGTCTTGAACGGCCGCGACACCCTGTCCTCTCTTGGCCAATACCGCGAGAACATCTCCATGGCCGAGGGCTGGCTCAGCCTGGCCGACTCCACCATGACCTCGGTGAGCACCGTGCTCACCAGCATCAAGGAACTGGCCGAGCAGGCCTCCTCCGGCACCCTGACCGACGAGAATAGGGAACAGATCAGCTACGAGATGCGCCAGCTTTTCGAGCAGCTCATTTCCCTGGCCAATACCACCTATCAGGGCAGTTCCATCTTTGCGGGGCATAAGACCGACACCCCGGCCTTCGAGGAAACCCTGTGGATGACCAGCAACGACGAGGCCCTGTCCGAGACGTCGTTCACCATCACAGGAGACTCGGATTCCACGATCCTGGTGCAGTTCTCCGAATCCGGAAGCCTGTCCGACGTGCCTCCCCCTGCCTTCCGCTATTCCTCCGACGGCGGCGAAACCTGGGCCGAGGGAACCTACAGCGCCACCGCCCCGGCCGGACAGGTGCGCCTGGAACTGGGCGATTCCGTCACCCTGGACCTGGACGCCACGGCCAGCGTCACGGCCAGCGAGGATGAAAACGACACGGACGGCACCTGGCTGTGGATACGCCCCACGGCCGTCTATCAGGGCGACGATGCCGACTCTTCGGAGGTCGACCCCCTCTACAACACCAGCGTCACGGGAACGGCCGACGGCACGTTTAAAGACAACGTGGTGGTCCGTGTGGACGAGGCCGTGGACATGTCGGCCTCCGGGGCCAGCTTCACCTATTCGTACAGTTCCGACGGCGGGCTGACCTGGTCCGAAGGGCACACCTCGAGCGCCATTGCCTCGGGCAGCGCCATGTTACCCATCCCCGGCGGGATATTGACCCTGACCAGCGCCACGGGGGCGGCCATCCCGGCCGGAGGGCAGTTTGTGGTGCGGCCACGCACGGCCGACATCGACGTCCAGATCTCCTCCAACCAGACCGTGACCATCAACGGCGTGGGCAAGGATATTTTCGGCGGCGTGTACGCCGATCCCTCGGGGGACGGCAGTTATGAGGCGGTGACCATTAACGGGAGCCTGACCGCCAATGTCTTTGAAACCGTGGGCAAGCTTGTGGGCTACCTGGAGACCAACAACCAGTCGGGGTGCCAGGAGTGCCTGGCCGACTTGACCGACTCCCAGCAGTCCATCCTGAATTATGCGGCCAGCGTGGGCGGCCGGGAGAACCGGCTGACGGCGGCGGACACCTTCCTGGAAAATCTCGAAGCCAACGTCACGGAACAGGTGAGCAGTGTGGAGGATGTGGATCTGGCTGCACTCCTGGTGAAGATTTCCCAGCAGGAATTGGCGTATCAGTCCGTTCTCAAGTCCTCGGCCACCATTATGGAACTGAGCCTGATGAACTACGTGTAG
- the csrA gene encoding carbon storage regulator CsrA, translating into MLILTRRPGESLHLGDNIKITVLGVQGKQIKIGLDVPHDMQVYREEVYLRILEQNRQAMQASDQDVFAAADIWHKKTKE; encoded by the coding sequence ATGCTCATACTTACCCGACGCCCGGGAGAAAGCCTGCACCTGGGCGACAACATCAAGATCACCGTGCTTGGCGTACAGGGCAAGCAGATCAAGATCGGTCTCGACGTCCCGCACGACATGCAGGTCTATCGTGAAGAGGTGTACCTGCGGATTCTCGAACAGAACAGGCAGGCCATGCAGGCAAGCGACCAGGACGTTTTCGCCGCGGCGGACATATGGCACAAGAAAACGAAAGAATAA
- the fliW gene encoding flagellar assembly protein FliW, with product MAQENERIIQSRVGEVGVPPERVIRFPRGLIGFEHHKEFTLIHLKEDSPFHLLQSMDDPKLGLLVADPYSFMTEYEVVVGEADRRILGVDDRRKVAVFVTVSIPVGRPELTTLNLSGPLVINYETRIGLQVPQTDAKYPSHFMPGAAAGQNGTPSESSESSGETEEK from the coding sequence ATGGCACAAGAAAACGAAAGAATAATCCAGTCCCGGGTGGGAGAGGTGGGCGTGCCCCCGGAACGGGTCATCCGTTTCCCCAGGGGGCTGATCGGTTTCGAACACCACAAGGAATTCACCCTCATTCATTTGAAGGAGGATTCGCCGTTTCATTTGCTGCAAAGCATGGACGATCCCAAGCTGGGACTTTTGGTGGCCGATCCGTACAGTTTCATGACCGAATACGAGGTGGTGGTCGGCGAGGCCGACCGGCGTATCCTCGGGGTGGACGATCGGCGCAAGGTGGCGGTGTTCGTCACCGTGAGCATCCCCGTGGGGCGTCCGGAACTGACCACCCTGAACTTGAGCGGTCCCCTGGTCATCAACTATGAAACGCGCATCGGGCTGCAGGTTCCCCAAACCGACGCCAAGTATCCCAGCCATTTCATGCCCGGGGCGGCGGCGGGCCAAAATGGAACGCCGTCCGAATCCTCCGAATCCTCCGGAGAAACCGAGGAGAAATAG
- the flgM gene encoding flagellar biosynthesis anti-sigma factor FlgM translates to MDINDIFGTGKLYGQNRVGSGQSGEVSGNAKGGKSGQTSGSADTVTLSGDARLFSQAVRDAQSSSDVRADRVAELKAQVESGEYQPDSHKIAEKMLLSEIDLLS, encoded by the coding sequence ATGGATATCAACGACATCTTCGGAACAGGAAAGCTTTACGGGCAGAACCGGGTGGGTTCCGGCCAGTCGGGCGAGGTGTCCGGAAACGCCAAGGGCGGCAAGTCCGGCCAGACCAGCGGCTCCGCAGACACGGTCACCCTTTCGGGCGATGCCAGGCTCTTTTCCCAGGCCGTGCGCGACGCCCAGAGTTCGTCCGACGTGCGCGCGGATCGGGTGGCGGAGCTCAAGGCCCAGGTGGAATCCGGCGAATATCAGCCCGATTCCCACAAGATCGCCGAAAAGATGCTCCTGTCCGAGATCGACCTTCTGTCCTGA
- a CDS encoding NAD(+)/NADH kinase — MPTKVASILLVYKTDAPKAHALALEIAGWLSDAGVATLLRESQTDPAIWPVPRGRGADPAREPDLAILLGGDGTLLSEARKTRVGELPILGINLGRVGFLTSLGPKNWRPALLGILKNGFHSVTRLCLDVCVVRDGEKVFASRAINDAVIGRGAMARLVELRLEYDGEYVCDLRADGLIVATPTGTTAYCVSAGGPLVHPDLEAYCVTPVCPFQTDLKPMVLPSFAPISVTTLDTGADMHLTADGQEGFPLRPRDQIHVTRSARGLTLVTLREDTYFEKLRRKGFVGQR; from the coding sequence ATGCCGACAAAAGTCGCAAGCATCCTCCTCGTCTACAAGACCGACGCCCCCAAGGCCCACGCCCTGGCCCTGGAGATCGCGGGCTGGCTCTCCGACGCCGGAGTGGCCACGCTTTTGCGCGAAAGCCAGACCGACCCCGCCATCTGGCCCGTACCGCGCGGGCGGGGAGCGGACCCGGCCCGGGAGCCCGATCTGGCCATCCTGCTTGGCGGAGACGGCACACTTTTGAGCGAGGCCCGCAAAACCAGGGTGGGGGAGTTGCCTATCCTGGGCATCAACCTCGGCCGTGTGGGTTTTTTGACCTCCCTTGGCCCGAAAAACTGGCGGCCGGCCCTTCTCGGCATCCTGAAAAACGGCTTTCACAGCGTCACCCGTCTGTGCCTGGATGTCTGCGTGGTCCGCGACGGGGAGAAGGTGTTCGCCTCCAGGGCCATCAACGACGCGGTCATCGGACGGGGGGCCATGGCCAGGCTGGTGGAATTGCGCCTGGAATACGATGGGGAGTACGTCTGCGACCTGCGCGCCGACGGGCTCATCGTGGCCACCCCCACCGGGACCACGGCCTATTGCGTGTCGGCCGGCGGGCCCCTGGTGCATCCCGATCTGGAGGCCTATTGCGTGACCCCGGTGTGCCCGTTCCAGACCGACCTGAAACCGATGGTGCTGCCTTCCTTCGCCCCCATCAGCGTGACCACCCTGGACACCGGGGCGGACATGCATCTGACGGCGGACGGCCAGGAGGGCTTCCCCCTGCGCCCCAGGGACCAGATCCATGTGACCCGGTCCGCCCGCGGCCTGACCCTGGTGACCCTTCGCGAGGACACCTATTTCGAAAAACTTCGGCGCAAAGGCTTTGTCGGGCAACGATGA
- a CDS encoding ARMT1-like domain-containing protein, with product MIDTSDASSGGRFSSALDIRYGRDPYLDAWILHFMTENSIEYTIDPAKNASPEQLRFMVSLDPDQVYVPCTDEMLTYLLDKRLEPPLLRQYNERWDRIVRLIEDCKADDYTKKRVMALCEHKYRQALTHPTLIPSRLMKRLNTIFLTQSGQDDPSRERKRLLNRRAFAFVQRPEFKDLLYACPGEVMACRTIPDMRFELDSLELKRLFSLSCWPRIWEQDGPAPSREELAREMVGGTEAFEALRTLFNPHRHGEMKILYLPDVSGGFVIDLLFIRTLLRMGHRVIVALKEGFYFDAPTFWDAEEDPLLTSVLAGAYFLEDNRAGKNELLRIIRENPLVVISDGTRERLNLHRVSVTFARTWKEADLVIAKGEFNHRRLLLTSHQFTRDILSFRRDGEGGFHLELKKKAPGTRKFTEADIKAKAEEIIQGMRSARLAGKSVMFYSAIIGSIPGQTQKAIAVVNAFIAHLRERLTGTIIINPAEHFEEGMDADDLMFMWERVQRCGLIDVWRFQSHSDIEKSFELMGQPVPPAWAGKDATFSTGCTKEMHIALSMQSKQPELQIIGPEPEKFFRRREYGVGKFCDAAISCE from the coding sequence ATGATCGACACCTCAGACGCTTCGTCCGGCGGGCGTTTTTCTTCCGCCCTGGACATCCGTTATGGCCGGGATCCCTATCTTGACGCCTGGATCCTGCACTTCATGACCGAAAACAGCATCGAATACACCATTGATCCGGCCAAAAACGCCTCCCCGGAGCAGTTGCGGTTCATGGTGTCCCTGGACCCGGATCAGGTGTACGTGCCCTGCACCGATGAGATGCTGACGTATCTTTTGGACAAGCGCCTGGAGCCGCCGCTTCTGCGCCAGTACAACGAGCGCTGGGACCGCATCGTGCGCCTTATCGAGGACTGCAAGGCCGACGACTACACCAAAAAGCGGGTGATGGCCCTGTGCGAGCATAAATACCGCCAGGCCCTGACCCACCCCACGCTCATTCCGTCGCGGCTCATGAAACGCCTCAATACCATTTTCCTGACCCAAAGCGGCCAGGACGACCCCAGCCGGGAGCGCAAGCGCCTGCTCAACCGCCGGGCCTTCGCCTTCGTGCAGCGGCCGGAGTTCAAGGATCTGCTGTATGCCTGCCCCGGGGAAGTGATGGCCTGCCGCACCATTCCGGACATGCGTTTTGAGCTCGACAGCCTGGAGCTCAAGCGGCTTTTCTCCCTGTCCTGCTGGCCGCGCATCTGGGAGCAGGACGGTCCCGCACCGTCCCGCGAGGAACTGGCCCGGGAGATGGTCGGTGGAACCGAGGCCTTCGAGGCCCTGCGCACCCTCTTCAACCCCCACCGCCACGGCGAGATGAAGATCCTGTACCTGCCCGACGTTTCGGGGGGATTTGTCATCGACCTGCTGTTCATCCGCACGCTTTTGCGCATGGGGCACCGGGTGATCGTGGCCCTCAAGGAGGGATTTTATTTCGACGCCCCCACCTTCTGGGACGCCGAGGAGGATCCCCTTTTGACCAGCGTCCTGGCCGGGGCCTATTTCCTGGAGGACAACCGGGCCGGGAAAAACGAACTGCTGCGCATCATCCGGGAAAACCCCCTGGTGGTCATCTCCGACGGCACCCGGGAGCGCCTGAACCTGCACCGGGTCAGCGTGACCTTCGCCCGGACCTGGAAGGAGGCGGACCTGGTCATCGCCAAGGGGGAGTTCAACCACCGCCGCCTGCTGCTGACCAGCCACCAGTTCACCCGGGACATCCTGAGCTTTCGCCGGGACGGCGAGGGGGGATTTCACCTGGAGCTCAAGAAAAAGGCCCCGGGAACCCGCAAATTCACCGAGGCCGACATCAAGGCCAAGGCCGAGGAGATCATCCAGGGCATGCGTTCGGCCCGGCTGGCCGGGAAAAGCGTCATGTTCTACAGCGCCATCATCGGCAGCATCCCGGGCCAGACCCAGAAGGCCATCGCCGTGGTCAACGCCTTCATCGCCCACCTGCGGGAGCGCCTCACCGGGACCATCATCATCAATCCCGCCGAGCATTTCGAGGAGGGCATGGACGCCGACGACCTGATGTTCATGTGGGAGCGGGTGCAGCGGTGCGGGCTGATCGACGTGTGGCGCTTCCAAAGCCATTCGGACATCGAAAAGAGCTTCGAACTGATGGGCCAGCCCGTGCCTCCGGCCTGGGCGGGCAAGGACGCCACGTTCTCCACGGGCTGCACCAAGGAAATGCACATCGCCCTGTCCATGCAGTCCAAGCAGCCGGAACTCCAGATCATCGGCCCCGAACCGGAGAAGTTTTTCCGTCGTCGCGAATACGGCGTGGGCAAGTTCTGCGACGCGGCCATCTCCTGCGAATAA